A region of Rattus rattus isolate New Zealand chromosome 7, Rrattus_CSIRO_v1, whole genome shotgun sequence DNA encodes the following proteins:
- the Adi1 gene encoding 1,2-dihydroxy-3-keto-5-methylthiopentene dioxygenase: protein MVQAWYMDESTADPRMPHRAQPDRPVGLEQLRTLGVLYWKLDADKYENDPELEQIRKTRNYSWMDIITICKDSLPNYEEKIKMFFEEHLHLDEEIRYILEGSGYFDVRDKEDKWIRISMEKGDMITLPAGIYHRFTLDEKNYVKAMRLFVGEPVWTPYNRPADHFDARVQYVKFLEGTA, encoded by the exons ATGGTGCAGGCCTGGTATATGGACGAGTCCACGGCCGACCCGCGGATGCCCCACCGCGCACAGCCCGACCGCCCTGTGGGACTGGAGCAGCTGCGCACGCTCGGAGTGCTCTACTGGAAG CTAGATGCGGACAAGTATGAGAATGATCCAGAACTGGAGCAGATCCGGAAAACAAGAAACTACTCATGGATGGATATCATTACCATATGCAAAGATTCACTTCCCAATTATGAGGAGAAG ATCAAGATGTTCTTTGAGGAACATCTGCATCTGGATGAGGAGATCCGCTACATCCTGGAGGGCAGCGGGTACTTCGATGTCAGGGACAAGGAGGACAAGTGGATCCGGATTTCTATGGAGAAGGGGGACATGATCACGCTTCCTGCCGGCATCTATCACCGCTTCACGCTGGACGAGAAG AACTACGTGAAGGCCATGCGGCTGTTTGTTGGAGAACCTGTATGGACACCATACAACCGGCCAGCTGACCATTTTGATGCCCGGGTACAGTACGTGAAGTTTTTGGAAGGAACAGCATAG